In Agromyces sp. Leaf222, the genomic window ACACCGGATCCGGCGGCACCGCGATCGGCGTGCGAACGCTCATCGCGCTGGGCGAGGACCTCTCCGCCGGGTAGTAAGGTCGTATGGGCGAGATCTTCGCCCTTCACTCTGCCGCCGGTCACGCATCCGGGGCAGTCCGTGTCGCAGTTACAGGTGCGCAAGGGAGATTCCGGTTGTCCGAGCAGAACTTTGACATTGTCATCCTCGGTGGCGGCAGCGGAGGGTACGCAGCAGCTCTGCGGGCCGTCCAGCTCGGCTTCACCGTCGGCCTCATCGAGAAGGACAAGCTCGGCGGCACGTGTCTTCACCGTGGCTGCATTCCCACCAAGGCGCTGCTGCACGCGGCCGAGATCGCCGAGCACGCTCGCGATGCCGCCCGGTTCGGCGTGCGCACGACGTTCGAGGGCATCGACGTCGCCGGGGTCACCGCGTACCGCGAGGGCATCGTCTCCAGCAAGTTCAAGGGCCTGCAGGGCCTGGTCAAGGCCCGCGGCATCACCGTCATCGAGGGCGAGGGCCGCCTGGTCGCGCCGAACGCGGTGCAGGTCGGCGACCAGCGCATCGTCGGCAAGAACGTGATCCTCGCGACCGGCTCCTACTCGCGCTCGCTGCCCGGCCTCGAGATCGGCGGCCGCGTCATCACGAGCGAGCAGGCGCTCGAGCTCGACTTCGTGCCTGGCAAGGTCGCGATCCTCGGCGGCGGCGTGATCGGCGTCGAGTTCGCCAGCGTCTGGAAGTCGTTCGGCGCAGAGGTCACCATCATCGAAGCACTCCCCCACCTCGTGCCGAACGAGGAGGAGTCGATCTCAAAGCAGCTCGAGCGCGCGTTCCGCAAGCGCGGCATCGACTACAAGATCGGCGTGCGCTTCCAGTCGGTGACCCAGCACGAGAACGGCGTCGTCGTGACGCTCGAGAACGGCGAGACCGTCGAGGCCGAGCTCCTGCTCGTCGCCGTCGGCCGCGGCCCCGTCACCGCCGGCCTCGGCTACGAGGAGGTCGGCGTCGCCATGGACCGCGGCTTCGTGCTCACCGACGAGCGCCTCGCGACGAACGTGCCCGGCGTCTACGCCGTCGGCGACATCGTCCCCGGGCTCCAGCTCGCGCACCGCGGCTTCCAGCAGGGCATCTTCGTCGCCGAGGAGATCGCGGGCCTCAACCCGATCATCATCGAAGACGTCAACATCCCGAAGGTCACGTACTGCGAGCCCGAGATCGCCTCGATCGGCTACACCGAGGCGAAGGCCGGCGAGAAGTTCGGCGCCGACCAGGTCTCCTCCTACGAGTACAACCTCGCCGGCAACGGCAAGAGCCACATCCTCGAGACGAGCGGCTCGATCAAGGTCGTCCGCGTCAACGACGGCCCCATCGTCGGCGTGCACATGATCGGCGGCCGCGTCGGCGAACTCATCGGCGAGGCCCAGCTCGCGGTGAACTGGGAGGCCTACCCCGAGGACATCGCCCCGTTCATCCACGCGCACCCCACGCAGAACGAGGCGCTCGGCGAGGCGTTCCTGAAGCTCGCAGGCAAGCCGCTGCACGCCCTCTGATCCTGTATCACCCCAATACGACTGCAATAAGCTAGAAGCGTCCCAACGCTGTGAAGGAGACAAGCGCATGAGCGAATCCGTCAGCCTCCCGGCACTCGGTGAGAGTGTCACAGAGGGCACGGTCACCCGATGGCTGAAGAACGTCGGCGACCGTGTCGAGGTCGACGAGCCGCTGCTCGAGGTCTCGACCGACAAGGTCGACACCGAGATCCCGTCGCCGGTTGCCGGTGTCATCGAGGCGATCCTCGTCCAGGAGGACGAGACCGTCGAGGTCGGCACCGCACTCGTGACGATCGGCGACGGCAGCGCCGCTGCAGCGCCCGCTGAGGCAGCGCCCGAGCCCGAGCCCGCCGCAGCCCCGGCGCCCGAGGCACCGGCAGCACCCGCTGCCGAGGCTCCGGCCGCTCCGGCCGCAGAAGCTCCGGCAGCACCCGCCCCGGCAGCAGAGGCACCGGCGGCTCCGGCAGCACCCGCGGCCCCGGTCGCAGAGGCACCGGCAGCTCCAGCAGCACCCGCAGCCCCGGCAGCCCCGGCAGCAGAGGCTCCGGCAGCACCCGCCCCTGCGGCTCCCGCCGCAGAGGCACCTGCCGCTCCCGCGGCTCCGGCCGCAGAGGCACCTGCCGCTCCGGCAGCACCCGCGGCACCGGCAGCCGCTGCCGAGGCTCCGGCCGCGTCCGGCTCGCACGCCGGCGCACCCGGCTACGTCACGCCGATCGTCCGCAAGCTCGCCAACGAGCAGGGCGTCGACCTCGCCAGCGTCACCGGCACCGGTGTCGGCGGCCGCATCCGCAAGCAGGACGTCATCTCGGCGCAGTCCGCCCCGCAGGCGGAGGCGGCTCCCGCTCGCACGCCGCTCGAGGCGTCGCCGCTGCGCGGCACCACGGTTCCGATGACCCGACTCCGCAAGGTCGTCGCCGAGCGCGCCGTCGTGTCGATGCAGTCGACCGCACAGCTCACCTCGGTCGTCGAGGTCGACGTGACCAAGGTCGCGCGCCTGCGCGACAAGGTCAAGGGCGACTTCCTCGCCAAGACCGGCAACAAGCTCAGCTTCCTGCCGTTCTTCGCCCTCGCGACCGCCGAGGCGCTGCGCGCGTTCCCGATCATCAACTCGACCGTCGACGGCGACTCCATCGTGTACCCGGCGCAGGAGAACGTGAGCATCGCGGTCGACACCGAGCGCGGCCTGCTCACGCCGGTCATCCGCAACGCGGGCGAGCTCGACATCGCCGGCCTCGCCGCGCAGATCGCCGACCTCGCCGACCGCACGCGCAACAACCAGCTGAAGCCCGACGAGCTCTCGGGTGGCACGTTCACGCTGACCAACACCGGCTCGCGCGGCGCACTGTTCGACACGCCCGTCGTGTTCCTGCCGCAGTCGGCGATCCTCGGCACCGGCATCGTCGTCAAGCGTCCGGTGGTCGTGACCACCGACGGCTCCGAGGCGATCGCCGTTCGCTCGATGGTCTACCTGGCGCTCTCGTACGACCACCGCATCATCGACGGCGCCGACGCCGCTCGCTTCCTGACGGCCGTCAAGGACCGTCTCGAGTCGGGCGACTTCGAGGCCGACCTCGGCATCTAGTCGAAGATCTCGCGAAGACGCCAACCGGCCTCGCTCCTCACCACGAGGAGCGAGGCCGGTTCTTCGTCGTCGACACGTGCCACCTGCACGAGCACCGCAGCACCCATCTCCGTCACGACCTCCATCCGCTCGGGATCGTAGGCCTCCACGCCGCCCGCGCCATCCCGCGCCGCGAGCATCAGATTCCAATCCGCGTCCTCCAATGGCGAGCCGGGCTGCACGTACGAGGCGACGCACGACGGATCCAGCTCGGCGAAGCAGGACTCGCGCAACTGCAGCAGCGAGCGAGCGCCCACGACGGGGTCCTGCGACTCGAGACCCTCGCCCGGCGACCCCGCTTCGTCGTCGTCTGCCTCCCCCTCGTCGACGCTCGACTCCGCATCCGTCACTGCACCCGCATTCGGTGTCGACGTGGCCGCCGGATCCCCGTCGGCCTCCGCATCCTCCGCCGCTCCGGCAACGGCCCGACCGGCATCCGCCGACGCAGTCGCGCCCTGGTTCCCATCGGTGCCACCGCCCGCGGAGGGTACGACCGTGAGCAGCAGCACGAGCGCTGCAGCGCCGAGCAGCGCGCCGACCACCACCGGCCTGCGACGCGCCCCGACCCACGCCGTCGCGCGCCGTCGAACGGTCGCCACGCGATCGGCATCGGCGGACTCGGCGAGATGTTCGATCAGCGGCACCGGAACCTCGGCGAGATCGAACAGGCCCGAGGTCAGGCGCCGTGACTCCGCCTGCCCCGGCAGCCCTCGGCGCCGCATCCGTTTCGCACCTGGACCGGCGGTCGCGGCCGCTTCGACGGGTTCGGGAGCCTGCGGGGCGAGCACGCGAGCGGGGAGCCTGAGCTCCCGCACCGGCGGAAGCCCCGCGACCGGCGCCGGCGCCGCCGCGCGGAAGAGGGCCTGCTCGAGGTCCCGCTCGAACGGGGAGAACGGTCGAGTCGCGAGCGCGGTCTTGGCGAGATCGACCGCGGCGTCGAACACCCCGACCGGGCGTACGGCGCCCACGACCTGGTCGACGTACGCCGTGAGCGCGTCGAGCCCGGTTCGACGCAACATCGTGGCGGACGCGTGGTCACCCGGCAGCGGCTCGAGACCACCGAGACCGAGCAGACGCGGTCGGCCGCTGGAGTCGAGCTGCACATCGCTCGGCGCGAGCCTGCCGTGCACGAATCCGGCTTCGGCCAGACGTGCGATGCCCGCGACGACCGGTGCGATCAAGGTCACGGCCTCGCCCGGCTCGAGGCTGCGCTCGTGGATCACCTGCGCGACCGTCGCTCCCCCGATGCGCTCCACGACGGCGACCCTGCCGCCGGAGTCGGTGGTCGCGACATCCAGCAGCGTCGGCAGGCCGGCGCCCGGAACGGCGTGCATCGCATCGAGCTCGGCGGCGATCGAGAGGTCGTCGACGTCGTCGCGGTAGATGCGCATCACGACGAGCGGGGCGGTCTCACATGGGGAGTCGGCTCGCCGGTCTGCGGACGCATCGCCGCTGGCCTCGGCGTGCTGCGCGACCGCGAGGAAGACGTCGGCCCGCGAGCCGGATCCGATGCGCCTGAGGATCCGGTAGCCCGCGATGCCCGCGCCTGCCACGGCGAGCGGCGCGGCCTGGAGGTGCGCGGACTCCCCGGCATCCGATCCCCCCGATCGTCGGCCGGGCCGACCTCGCCCGCCTCCGCCGCCAGACCGCTCGCCCCCAGACCACCTGCCACCCGACCGCCCGCCGTTCGTCCGCCCACTGCTCATCCGCCTACGGTGCCGCCCATGAGTCACCCGGAACGACGAGGACCAGCTCCACCGATGCGAAGCGTCCGCCGACGCGGCGTGGGGAGGACGAGTGGCACGGCGCTCGTGTCTAGACTCGGAGCATGCTCGACTTCGTCGTCGCGGGGCTAAGCGCCAACTCCGTGCCGTACATCGAAGGTCTCGACCTTCAGCGCGCCGTCCATCGCGCGGTCGTCAGGGGCGAACGCCCCGACACCGTCCTCCTCCTGGAGCACCCCTCCGTCTACACCGCAGGCAGGCGCACGTCGCCAGACGAGCGGCCGACCGACGGAACCCCGGTCATCGACGTCGATCGCGGTGGCAAGATCACCTGGCACGGCCCAGGGCAGCTCGTCGGCTATCCGATCCTGCGCCTCGACGAGCCGGTCGACGTCGTCGGCTACGTCCGCAGGCTCGAGGGCGTGCTCATCGCCGTGCTCGCGGGCCTGGGCGTCGAGGGTCGACGAGTCGAGGGCCGTTCGGGCGTCTGGGTCGGCGATGCCGGTCACGAGAACAAGATCGCCGCGATCGGCATCCGCGTCGCCGAGGGCGTGACCACGCACGGCTTCGCGCTGAACTGCTCGAACGAACTCGAACCGTATTCGAGAATCGTGGCCTGCGGCATCCGCGACGCCGGGGTGACGACCATCTCGCGCGAGCTGGGCCGCGAGGTCACGCCGACCGAGGTCGTCGACGAGGTCGAGGCCGCCCTGCGCACCGAGTTCGAGGCCGTGATCGCCGCATGAGCGCCGCTCCAGACGGGCGCCGGATGCTGCGCCTCGAGGTCCGCAACGCCGAGACGCCGATCGAGCGCAAGCCCGAGTGGATCAAGACCAGGGCGAAGATGGGGCCCGAGTACCGCCAACTGCAGGACCTCGTGAAGAGCGAAGACCTGCACACGGTCTGTCAGGAGGCCGGCTGCCCGAACATCTACGAGTGCTGGGAGGACCGCGAGGCGACCTTCCTCATCGGCGGCTCCCAGTGCACGCGGCGCTGCGACTTCTGCCAGATCGACACCGGCAAGCCGGCCGACTACGACGTCGACGAGCCGCGGCGCGTCGCCGAATCCGTGCAGCGCATGCAGCTGCGCTACTCGACCGTCACCGGCGTCGCCCGCGACGACCTGCCCGACGGCGGCGCCTGGCTCTACGCCGAGACGATCCGCGAGATCCACCGCCAGTCGCCGGGAACCGGCGTGGAGATCCTCGTGCCCGATTTCAACGGAGAGCCCGACCTGCTGCGGCAGGTGTTCGACGCCCGACCCGAGGTCTTCGCGCACAACGTCGAGACCGTGCCGCGCATCTTCAAGCGCATCAGGCCCGCGTTCCGCTACGAGCGATCGCTCGACGTGATCACCCAAGGCCGTGATGCCGGCCTGATCACCAAGTCGAACCTCATCCTCGGCATGGGCGAGGAGCGTGCGGAGGTGACGCAGGCCCTGCACGACCTGCACGATGCCGGCACCGACATCATCACCATCACGCAGTACCTCCGTCCGAGCCCTCGCCACCTGCCCGTGGCCAGGTGGGTGCGGCCCGAGGAGTTCATCGAGCTCAAGGCCGAGGCGGAACAGATGGGGTTCCTCGGCGTGCTCTCCGGGCCGCTCGTGCGATCGTCGTACCGAGCAGGGCGGCTGTGGGCCCAGTCCATGCATGCCAAGGGGCGCACGCTGCCCGCCGAGCTGTCCCATCTGGCCGATCCGGCACTGGGCTTCGCGCAGGCAGTCGGCTGAGTCATCCGGATGCCGCTTCCGACCGTCACGATCGCGGTCGGAAGCGGCCCTTCGCGCCGGTATCCTTGTGCACATGGCACGCACCAAGGATTCGTCCGCTCCGAAGGAGCCAGGGCGTCTGAAGCAGATGTGGCAGGTCTTCCAGATGACCCGCCGCTACGACTCGAGCGCGCAGTGGCTCATGCTGCTCGTGTTCCTGGCCCCCGTCATCGTCGGGCTCGGGCTCGCCCTCTGGTTGAGCGAGGGCAATGGCTTCACGATCGCGCTGTGGATCGTGGCGGGCGTGCTCGCGGGCCTGCTGCTCGCGCTCATCGTCCTCGGTCGACGTGCCGAGCGCGCGGCCTACGCGCAGATCGACGGCCAGCCCGGTGCGGTCGGTGCGGTCCTGCGCAGCGGACTCCGCGGCGGCTGGATCGGCAACGAGATGCCCGTCGCCGTCAACGGCAAGACGCAAGACGCGGTGTACCGTTCCGTCGGGCGCGGCGGCGTCGCCCTCATCAGCGAGGGTCCGCAGACGCGCACCAAGCGCATGCTCGACGACGAGAAGCGCAAGGTCGCCCGCGTGCTGCCGAACGTGCCGATCACGCTCATCGCGGTCGGCCACGACGACGGTGCGATCGAGTTGCACCGCCTGCCCGCCGCCCTGCGAAAGATCAAGCGCTCCCTGACCAAGCCCGAGGTGCTCGCGGTGTCGAACCGCCTGAACTCGCTGCAGTCCTCGCTGCCCATCCCGAAGGGCATCGACCCGATGAAGGCGCGGCCGCAGCGCGGCAAGATGCGCTGATCCCCCACCGACGCCCGAACGCGGCATCCGACCTGGTCGGGTGCCGCGTTCGTCGTTCGGGCGATCGATCCGGTTCCGGATGCCGCGGGCGGGCGTGCCTCAGGGGCTCCGGATGTCGCGAGCCGGCGTGCGGAGCATCCGCCGCTCAGGAGCGGACGAGCACCGTGCCCGCGACCTTGTCGTGGAATCCGCGCTGGTCGGAGTCCCACACGAGCGCGGGCACCACGATGGCGAGCAGCAGCGTGCGCACGACCGGGCGCCAGAGCCCGACCCATCCTCCGGCGATCGGCAGGATGCGCAGCCCCATGAGCCGGTGGCCGACG contains:
- the lpdA gene encoding dihydrolipoyl dehydrogenase is translated as MSEQNFDIVILGGGSGGYAAALRAVQLGFTVGLIEKDKLGGTCLHRGCIPTKALLHAAEIAEHARDAARFGVRTTFEGIDVAGVTAYREGIVSSKFKGLQGLVKARGITVIEGEGRLVAPNAVQVGDQRIVGKNVILATGSYSRSLPGLEIGGRVITSEQALELDFVPGKVAILGGGVIGVEFASVWKSFGAEVTIIEALPHLVPNEEESISKQLERAFRKRGIDYKIGVRFQSVTQHENGVVVTLENGETVEAELLLVAVGRGPVTAGLGYEEVGVAMDRGFVLTDERLATNVPGVYAVGDIVPGLQLAHRGFQQGIFVAEEIAGLNPIIIEDVNIPKVTYCEPEIASIGYTEAKAGEKFGADQVSSYEYNLAGNGKSHILETSGSIKVVRVNDGPIVGVHMIGGRVGELIGEAQLAVNWEAYPEDIAPFIHAHPTQNEALGEAFLKLAGKPLHAL
- the sucB gene encoding 2-oxoglutarate dehydrogenase, E2 component, dihydrolipoamide succinyltransferase; the protein is MSESVSLPALGESVTEGTVTRWLKNVGDRVEVDEPLLEVSTDKVDTEIPSPVAGVIEAILVQEDETVEVGTALVTIGDGSAAAAPAEAAPEPEPAAAPAPEAPAAPAAEAPAAPAAEAPAAPAPAAEAPAAPAAPAAPVAEAPAAPAAPAAPAAPAAEAPAAPAPAAPAAEAPAAPAAPAAEAPAAPAAPAAPAAAAEAPAASGSHAGAPGYVTPIVRKLANEQGVDLASVTGTGVGGRIRKQDVISAQSAPQAEAAPARTPLEASPLRGTTVPMTRLRKVVAERAVVSMQSTAQLTSVVEVDVTKVARLRDKVKGDFLAKTGNKLSFLPFFALATAEALRAFPIINSTVDGDSIVYPAQENVSIAVDTERGLLTPVIRNAGELDIAGLAAQIADLADRTRNNQLKPDELSGGTFTLTNTGSRGALFDTPVVFLPQSAILGTGIVVKRPVVVTTDGSEAIAVRSMVYLALSYDHRIIDGADAARFLTAVKDRLESGDFEADLGI
- the lipB gene encoding lipoyl(octanoyl) transferase LipB, whose amino-acid sequence is MLDFVVAGLSANSVPYIEGLDLQRAVHRAVVRGERPDTVLLLEHPSVYTAGRRTSPDERPTDGTPVIDVDRGGKITWHGPGQLVGYPILRLDEPVDVVGYVRRLEGVLIAVLAGLGVEGRRVEGRSGVWVGDAGHENKIAAIGIRVAEGVTTHGFALNCSNELEPYSRIVACGIRDAGVTTISRELGREVTPTEVVDEVEAALRTEFEAVIAA
- the lipA gene encoding lipoyl synthase, with the protein product MSAAPDGRRMLRLEVRNAETPIERKPEWIKTRAKMGPEYRQLQDLVKSEDLHTVCQEAGCPNIYECWEDREATFLIGGSQCTRRCDFCQIDTGKPADYDVDEPRRVAESVQRMQLRYSTVTGVARDDLPDGGAWLYAETIREIHRQSPGTGVEILVPDFNGEPDLLRQVFDARPEVFAHNVETVPRIFKRIRPAFRYERSLDVITQGRDAGLITKSNLILGMGEERAEVTQALHDLHDAGTDIITITQYLRPSPRHLPVARWVRPEEFIELKAEAEQMGFLGVLSGPLVRSSYRAGRLWAQSMHAKGRTLPAELSHLADPALGFAQAVG
- a CDS encoding DUF4191 domain-containing protein, coding for MARTKDSSAPKEPGRLKQMWQVFQMTRRYDSSAQWLMLLVFLAPVIVGLGLALWLSEGNGFTIALWIVAGVLAGLLLALIVLGRRAERAAYAQIDGQPGAVGAVLRSGLRGGWIGNEMPVAVNGKTQDAVYRSVGRGGVALISEGPQTRTKRMLDDEKRKVARVLPNVPITLIAVGHDDGAIELHRLPAALRKIKRSLTKPEVLAVSNRLNSLQSSLPIPKGIDPMKARPQRGKMR